Proteins encoded by one window of Geobacter sp. DSM 9736:
- a CDS encoding Fic family protein, whose translation MGILNFALPSLISFYAVADIPQLVEQRLLTIMTDRYDTSHFLEDQDEPGSNGTVLRNMLGIIDPVEMGIAETAALWRAQETLISEIAADQSFTAQDICDMHRQWLESIYPWAGMYRQVNIGKGGFQFAMAHTIPILMAELERNQLRRYTPCLFESSDDVAHALAEVHVELMLIHPFREGNGRLGRLLATLMALQAGLPLLDFSELDGARREEYFSAVRAGLDMDYQPMKRLFKDVIERSLKSSQE comes from the coding sequence GTGGGAATACTGAACTTCGCGCTTCCAAGTTTAATTTCCTTTTATGCAGTCGCCGATATTCCTCAGTTGGTAGAGCAGCGGCTGTTAACCATTATGACTGATCGCTACGATACCTCACATTTTCTCGAAGACCAGGACGAGCCAGGCTCAAATGGCACAGTCTTGCGTAATATGCTTGGCATTATAGATCCTGTAGAAATGGGCATTGCCGAGACTGCTGCCCTTTGGCGGGCTCAGGAAACCCTGATATCTGAAATAGCTGCCGATCAGTCTTTTACTGCTCAGGATATCTGCGATATGCACCGTCAATGGCTGGAATCAATTTATCCATGGGCGGGAATGTATCGGCAAGTCAACATTGGCAAAGGTGGCTTTCAATTTGCCATGGCGCACACCATCCCAATCTTGATGGCAGAGCTGGAACGGAACCAGTTGCGAAGATACACGCCTTGTCTTTTCGAATCCTCTGATGACGTGGCGCATGCACTGGCAGAGGTGCATGTGGAGCTGATGCTTATTCATCCTTTCCGGGAGGGAAACGGACGCTTGGGGCGGCTGCTTGCGACTTTGATGGCATTACAGGCTGGGCTGCCGTTGCTTGATTTCAGTGAGTTGGACGGGGCGCGGCGAGAAGAATATTTTTCAGCAGTGCGGGCTGGATTGGATATGGATTATCAGCCGATGAAACGGCTGTTCAAGGATGTTATCGAGAGGTCTTTGAAGTCTTCGCAGGAGTGA
- a CDS encoding DUF3820 family protein — protein sequence MTESLKPDPTHLVELATTRMPFGKYQGRRLIDLPEPYVVWFAGQGFPEGKLGDLLRAVYEIKVNGLEYLFDPFR from the coding sequence ATGACTGAGTCCCTTAAACCCGATCCCACCCACCTCGTTGAACTTGCCACGACTCGCATGCCTTTCGGAAAATATCAGGGGCGCCGGCTCATCGACCTTCCGGAGCCGTACGTCGTGTGGTTTGCGGGGCAGGGATTCCCGGAAGGCAAGCTGGGTGACTTGCTCCGTGCTGTCTATGAGATCAAGGTGAACGGCCTTGAGTATCTCTTTGACCCGTTTAGGTGA
- a CDS encoding transcription elongation factor GreAB: MTKAELLQAIIASLSADLSVHTAAALAAHEAATHEECIPDNKYDTTALEASYIAQGQANRAQEIRAALDSYRTLTLQEFDDENPIRLTALVDLEDEEGIVRRFFLGPQGGGMKIADGDGEIMIITPGSPLGRQLLGRVTGDEVIVGDAAASRSYTIVAVC; this comes from the coding sequence ATGACGAAAGCAGAACTCCTCCAGGCGATCATCGCCTCCCTTTCCGCCGACCTGTCCGTGCACACCGCCGCTGCGCTGGCTGCCCATGAGGCAGCCACCCACGAGGAATGCATCCCCGACAACAAGTATGATACTACCGCGCTGGAAGCCTCGTATATCGCCCAGGGGCAGGCTAACCGCGCCCAGGAGATCCGCGCCGCGCTGGATAGTTACCGCACCCTTACGCTGCAGGAATTCGACGACGAGAACCCGATCCGGCTGACTGCGCTGGTAGATCTGGAAGACGAAGAGGGGATTGTGCGGCGGTTTTTTCTGGGCCCTCAGGGAGGGGGGATGAAGATCGCCGACGGTGATGGGGAGATCATGATCATAACGCCCGGGTCGCCGCTCGGGCGCCAGCTCCTGGGCCGTGTCACCGGCGACGAGGTGATCGTCGGTGACGCGGCCGCGTCCAGATCCTATACCATAGTTGCAGTCTGCTGA
- a CDS encoding DoxX family protein: MERWLGKYSDICYALMRIVAGLLFACHGAQKLFGAFGGMPAPPGPLMYVAGVIEFFGGLLIAVGLWAGYAAFIASGQMAAAYFMVHAPEAFWPIVNKGELAALYCFVFLYVATRGSGRFSVDSLMKNRR; this comes from the coding sequence ATGGAACGTTGGCTCGGGAAGTATTCGGATATCTGCTACGCGCTCATGCGCATCGTTGCCGGTTTGCTCTTCGCCTGTCATGGCGCGCAGAAACTCTTCGGCGCTTTCGGCGGGATGCCTGCCCCTCCCGGTCCGCTGATGTATGTGGCAGGGGTGATAGAATTCTTCGGCGGCCTGCTCATAGCCGTCGGGTTGTGGGCGGGTTACGCGGCATTCATCGCCAGCGGCCAGATGGCCGCAGCCTATTTCATGGTGCACGCGCCGGAAGCCTTCTGGCCCATCGTCAACAAAGGGGAGCTGGCCGCTCTCTACTGCTTCGTATTCCTCTACGTTGCGACGAGAGGGTCCGGACGCTTCAGCGTCGACTCGCTGATGAAGAACCGGCGATGA
- a CDS encoding sorbosone dehydrogenase family protein, whose protein sequence is MRHLLLVTPLLALLVSTTVHAAEKSGWPSVSLEKVMSGLKEPTTITHAGDGSGRLFILERKGTIRIFKDGKLLPKPFLDIRKRVRSFGSEQGLLGLAFPPDFAKNGRFYVNYTRTKGVGDTYVSRFMMTGDREVANPGSEEVLLTIRQPYSNHNGGQLAFGPDGYLYIGTGDGGSGGDPQGNGQNLKTFLGKMLRIDPESSTKGYKNPKGNPFGNEIWAYGIRNAWRFSFDRATGDLFIGDVGQNEWEEIDFQPKTSRGGENYGWNVMEGNHCFRKESCEKKGLTLPVAEYATASPDCSVTGGYVYRGKEFPQLAGIYLYGDFCSGRIRGLRKSGDVWESKVLLEKKISISTFGEDEAGNIYLADYETGDIYRVVGR, encoded by the coding sequence ATGCGCCATCTGCTCCTAGTTACGCCCCTGCTGGCTCTTCTTGTTTCGACCACCGTCCACGCAGCCGAGAAAAGCGGCTGGCCCTCCGTCTCCCTGGAAAAAGTCATGTCCGGGCTGAAGGAACCGACCACCATCACCCATGCCGGGGACGGAAGCGGCAGGCTCTTCATCCTGGAACGGAAAGGGACGATCCGCATCTTCAAGGATGGAAAGCTCCTCCCCAAGCCGTTCCTGGACATCAGGAAGCGGGTCAGGTCTTTTGGCTCGGAGCAGGGACTCCTCGGACTGGCTTTTCCACCCGACTTCGCGAAAAACGGGCGTTTCTACGTTAACTACACACGGACCAAGGGGGTCGGCGACACTTACGTCTCCCGGTTCATGATGACCGGGGACAGGGAGGTCGCCAACCCGGGGAGCGAAGAGGTCCTGCTGACGATCCGCCAGCCCTATTCGAACCACAACGGGGGGCAGCTTGCCTTCGGACCCGACGGCTACCTCTACATCGGGACGGGTGACGGCGGATCGGGAGGCGATCCCCAGGGGAACGGCCAAAACCTCAAAACGTTCCTGGGTAAGATGCTCCGCATCGATCCCGAGAGCAGTACGAAGGGGTACAAAAACCCCAAGGGAAACCCCTTCGGCAACGAGATATGGGCTTACGGGATACGTAACGCATGGAGGTTCTCCTTCGACCGGGCGACCGGCGACCTCTTCATCGGGGATGTAGGGCAGAACGAGTGGGAAGAGATCGATTTCCAGCCGAAAACCAGCCGCGGCGGTGAAAATTACGGATGGAACGTCATGGAGGGAAACCACTGCTTCCGCAAGGAGAGCTGCGAAAAGAAGGGGTTGACCCTTCCCGTTGCGGAATATGCGACCGCCAGCCCCGACTGCTCCGTCACCGGCGGCTACGTCTACCGCGGAAAAGAGTTCCCTCAGCTGGCCGGGATCTACCTCTACGGCGACTTCTGCTCCGGCAGGATCAGGGGGCTCAGGAAAAGCGGCGACGTGTGGGAGTCGAAGGTCCTGCTGGAAAAAAAGATATCGATCTCCACCTTCGGCGAGGACGAGGCGGGAAACATCTACCTGGCCGATTACGAGACGGGTGATATCTACCGGGTCGTAGGCAGGTAG
- a CDS encoding DUF3135 domain-containing protein, which translates to MEKHGSSSFRSYGPAELRELYERNPDLFNELAADAIRQACTGKSPEQTLKLRQMQWVIDSRLRKGKTPVDKLRIMENIFYDQVYGADGKLAQLSSHWTELLAVIGDDHVPGGRRGMRVVKKEKPPLPVT; encoded by the coding sequence ATGGAGAAGCATGGTAGTTCCTCCTTTCGTTCCTATGGGCCCGCTGAATTGAGGGAACTCTACGAGAGGAATCCGGATCTCTTTAACGAACTTGCTGCTGACGCCATCAGGCAGGCGTGCACCGGCAAGAGTCCGGAACAGACGCTCAAGCTCCGGCAAATGCAGTGGGTGATAGACTCACGGCTGCGGAAAGGCAAGACGCCGGTAGACAAGCTGCGGATCATGGAGAATATCTTCTATGACCAGGTGTACGGCGCAGACGGGAAGCTTGCGCAGCTGAGTTCCCACTGGACGGAACTGCTTGCCGTTATCGGCGACGATCATGTCCCAGGCGGGAGGAGGGGAATGCGGGTCGTCAAGAAGGAGAAGCCTCCGTTGCCGGTCACATAG
- a CDS encoding FKBP-type peptidyl-prolyl cis-trans isomerase, which produces MKRLIVAAIATTLAVPAFAAANETIEKAAKEKGAVKTSSGMVYRSIKDGAGKSPTASSTVEVNYRGTLPDGKEFDSSYKRKQSIKFPLSGVIPCWTEGLQRMKVGGKAQLVCPPELAYGARGAGRDVPPNATLIFDVELLDVK; this is translated from the coding sequence ATGAAACGACTGATTGTTGCAGCCATTGCCACGACTCTTGCTGTTCCGGCCTTTGCAGCGGCCAATGAGACCATCGAGAAGGCCGCAAAGGAAAAAGGCGCCGTGAAAACTTCATCCGGAATGGTTTACCGGTCGATAAAGGATGGCGCCGGCAAGTCTCCAACCGCCAGCAGTACCGTCGAAGTCAACTACCGCGGAACGCTGCCCGACGGCAAGGAGTTCGACAGCTCCTACAAGCGCAAGCAGTCGATTAAGTTTCCGCTTTCCGGAGTTATCCCCTGCTGGACCGAGGGCCTGCAGCGGATGAAGGTCGGCGGCAAGGCTCAGCTTGTCTGCCCGCCGGAGTTGGCTTACGGCGCCCGTGGAGCTGGCAGGGATGTTCCGCCGAACGCAACGCTGATCTTCGATGTGGAACTGCTTGATGTGAAGTAG
- a CDS encoding putative quinol monooxygenase produces the protein MVTVVAKVVANKNSIEAVKAELLKLVAPTRKEAGCIEYRLHQDNTDPATFIFYENWESMEHLGQHMESPHFKAYIAAVDGLVADKTVHLMTEL, from the coding sequence ATGGTTACAGTCGTAGCAAAGGTCGTAGCAAACAAAAATTCCATCGAAGCCGTGAAAGCCGAATTGCTGAAGCTTGTGGCCCCAACCAGGAAAGAGGCCGGATGCATTGAATACAGACTGCACCAGGATAATACAGATCCGGCGACCTTTATCTTCTACGAGAACTGGGAGAGCATGGAGCACCTGGGGCAGCACATGGAATCTCCCCACTTCAAGGCATATATAGCGGCTGTGGACGGACTCGTGGCCGACAAGACCGTGCACCTGATGACCGAGCTCTAG
- a CDS encoding SseB family protein — translation MTELDKALEVMRANPTDNAGQSAYYDLFLNAAFWVPTLSMEQAREVAPEAAAAGEALPLVVETDGKEYLMLFDTEERMLGWTKTEVPYVQVPGHVLAEMSEPPLHWALNVGTEYSKSFVPDEIAWLREVVKQCQAEAENK, via the coding sequence ATGACAGAACTGGACAAGGCGCTGGAAGTGATGCGCGCAAACCCCACCGACAATGCAGGGCAGTCGGCCTACTACGACCTCTTTCTCAATGCCGCCTTCTGGGTTCCGACCCTGAGCATGGAACAGGCCCGGGAAGTTGCTCCGGAGGCTGCGGCTGCAGGGGAGGCCCTCCCTCTCGTGGTCGAGACTGACGGGAAGGAGTACCTCATGCTCTTCGACACGGAGGAACGGATGCTCGGTTGGACAAAAACAGAGGTCCCATACGTGCAGGTGCCGGGTCACGTCCTTGCCGAGATGAGCGAGCCGCCGCTTCACTGGGCCCTGAACGTCGGCACCGAGTACTCGAAGAGCTTCGTACCCGATGAGATAGCGTGGCTGCGGGAGGTGGTGAAGCAGTGCCAGGCGGAGGCGGAGAATAAATGA
- a CDS encoding NUDIX domain-containing protein, giving the protein MTDQNQTQLTHCPRCGARSLDWPLPNNLLCPGCGFTLYLNTAAAVAVIIEWDGKILFGVRKNEPCRGMLDLPGGFADPGETAEEAGRREVREEVGIEVAGLRYLCSFPNRYLYRDILYNTMDLVFVASCEELPQVKAADDLAEVLWVDRDAVEYERIAFDSLRRAVRRYVEEFSC; this is encoded by the coding sequence GTGACAGATCAAAATCAGACCCAGCTCACCCACTGCCCCCGTTGCGGCGCCAGGAGTCTCGACTGGCCCCTTCCCAACAACCTCCTGTGCCCCGGCTGCGGCTTCACCCTTTATCTCAATACGGCAGCCGCGGTGGCGGTTATTATCGAGTGGGACGGAAAGATCCTCTTCGGCGTAAGGAAGAACGAGCCGTGCCGCGGAATGCTGGATCTGCCGGGGGGATTTGCCGACCCTGGAGAGACGGCGGAAGAAGCGGGGCGCAGGGAGGTAAGGGAAGAGGTTGGAATCGAGGTGGCGGGGCTTCGCTACCTCTGCTCCTTCCCCAACAGGTACCTTTACCGGGATATCCTCTATAACACCATGGATCTCGTATTCGTAGCCTCATGCGAAGAACTGCCCCAGGTGAAGGCTGCGGACGACCTGGCGGAGGTCCTGTGGGTCGACCGGGACGCAGTGGAGTATGAACGAATCGCCTTCGATTCGCTGCGTCGCGCCGTGAGGCGCTACGTGGAGGAATTCAGCTGCTGA
- a CDS encoding VOC family protein — translation MANPFVHVELLTNDVPRAKEFYTKLFGWKLEEIPTMNYTIINVEKGTGGGMMKNPMPDGPSHWLAYVHVDDAVAATEKARSLGATICKEVTEIPDFGWFSVIMDPTGAAIAMWQPKGNMQQ, via the coding sequence ATGGCGAATCCATTTGTGCACGTGGAACTGCTGACAAACGATGTGCCTAGGGCAAAGGAGTTCTACACGAAGCTGTTCGGCTGGAAGCTGGAAGAAATTCCCACGATGAACTACACGATCATAAATGTCGAAAAAGGAACCGGTGGGGGAATGATGAAAAACCCGATGCCTGACGGTCCATCCCACTGGCTGGCGTACGTGCACGTCGACGATGCCGTTGCCGCCACGGAAAAAGCCAGGTCTCTCGGCGCCACCATTTGCAAGGAGGTGACCGAAATTCCCGACTTCGGGTGGTTCAGCGTGATAATGGACCCCACGGGCGCAGCGATCGCCATGTGGCAGCCGAAAGGGAACATGCAGCAGTGA
- a CDS encoding c-type cytochrome — protein MKCTVTVAAALAAAASLAVAAEGPSLEKGKELFGSSKLGTNGKSCATCHPGGKGLEGAARLSDSKLSEIINACIEKPLNGKALNPASQEMKSLMAYIRTLPDTGKK, from the coding sequence ATGAAATGTACAGTGACAGTAGCCGCGGCCCTCGCCGCTGCGGCATCACTTGCCGTGGCTGCAGAGGGGCCGTCTCTCGAAAAGGGAAAGGAGCTTTTCGGGAGCAGCAAGCTCGGAACTAACGGGAAAAGCTGCGCAACGTGCCATCCGGGCGGGAAAGGACTGGAAGGCGCAGCCAGGCTTTCGGACAGTAAATTGTCCGAGATCATCAATGCGTGTATAGAGAAACCTCTGAATGGAAAGGCGCTCAATCCGGCTTCACAGGAAATGAAATCTCTGATGGCCTATATCAGGACCCTGCCCGATACAGGTAAAAAGTGA
- a CDS encoding cysteine peptidase family C39 domain-containing protein, producing the protein MKNEEPRVVVQEDATGCGIACAAMLAGKTYHAAKRRAKELSLFSDDRNLSSDISDLRPLLESYNIRIGRKTSFRNWNEVPSPSILAVKHKAGAESECWHWTVFHRRENGPVILDPDRNLKSNVRRDLARLKPKWYIPVGPSQRF; encoded by the coding sequence ATGAAGAACGAAGAGCCGAGGGTCGTCGTACAGGAGGATGCAACGGGATGCGGCATAGCCTGTGCGGCCATGCTGGCGGGGAAAACATATCATGCGGCCAAGAGACGGGCAAAAGAACTTTCGCTGTTTTCTGACGATCGAAACCTCTCCTCCGACATCTCCGATCTAAGGCCCCTGCTGGAGTCGTACAACATCCGCATCGGCAGGAAGACTTCCTTCAGGAACTGGAACGAGGTCCCCTCCCCCTCTATACTTGCCGTCAAGCATAAAGCAGGTGCCGAATCGGAGTGCTGGCACTGGACGGTGTTCCACCGGCGGGAAAACGGCCCGGTCATTCTCGATCCGGACAGGAACCTTAAATCCAACGTCAGGAGGGATCTCGCCAGATTGAAGCCGAAATGGTACATCCCTGTGGGTCCGTCGCAGCGGTTCTGA
- a CDS encoding arylesterase: protein MIYFSRTRYTLVMNRLRKILVSIWLLLLVSCSDTPTLPPLPTDGAILAFGDSLTYGTGAAAGESYPEVLETLIRRRVINAGIPGETTAEGLVRLPALLEEQKPRLMVLCLGGNDFLRRMDEDQTEKNLKAMVGAARERGVPVVLLGVPKPGVFLKAHSMYCNIAGQFALPYEGKSLQRVLGDTSLKSDPIHPNAAGYRELAEAVAKVLKKSGAL, encoded by the coding sequence TTGATCTATTTCTCCCGGACACGCTACACTCTTGTCATGAACAGATTACGCAAGATTCTAGTTTCTATCTGGCTTCTTCTCCTTGTTTCCTGCAGCGACACCCCCACGCTCCCTCCACTGCCGACTGACGGCGCGATTCTGGCGTTTGGCGACAGCCTGACGTACGGGACCGGAGCAGCGGCGGGGGAATCCTACCCGGAGGTTCTTGAGACGCTGATCAGGCGCAGGGTAATCAATGCAGGTATTCCTGGGGAGACGACTGCCGAGGGGCTCGTAAGGCTTCCCGCATTGCTTGAGGAACAGAAACCCCGGCTCATGGTTCTCTGTCTCGGCGGAAACGATTTTCTCCGACGGATGGACGAGGATCAAACCGAGAAGAACCTGAAAGCGATGGTAGGCGCAGCCCGGGAGAGGGGGGTGCCGGTAGTTCTTCTCGGAGTGCCGAAACCGGGCGTGTTCCTTAAGGCACATTCGATGTACTGCAACATTGCCGGGCAATTCGCCCTGCCATACGAGGGAAAGTCTCTGCAGCGGGTGCTTGGGGATACGTCGCTCAAGTCCGATCCGATACATCCGAATGCGGCAGGGTACAGAGAACTGGCGGAAGCAGTGGCGAAGGTGTTAAAGAAGTCGGGGGCGCTTTAG
- a CDS encoding outer membrane protein produces the protein MKRIAICACIALALSVAANAAADTTQGRFGVTGRIGFLLPADSEFTDAPYRRNSDTDTGFIGGGGFIYGIDRNWAAELDITHSEFSAHDGFGFEGGDFATTNISLGAQYRFVNVPVKKLVPYAGAGLDILINDFSPVAGFSGNVDTVAGVHASGGVDYFIRKQLAVTGQLKAVVAPDADIRDYRGFKIGNFDPSSLSMTFGVRYFFE, from the coding sequence ATGAAAAGAATTGCCATATGTGCATGTATCGCCCTTGCCCTCTCCGTGGCCGCAAATGCCGCCGCGGATACCACTCAGGGGAGATTCGGCGTCACCGGACGGATCGGGTTCCTTCTCCCCGCGGACAGCGAGTTCACAGATGCTCCGTATCGTCGCAACTCCGATACCGATACGGGGTTTATCGGAGGTGGCGGATTCATTTACGGTATCGACAGGAACTGGGCCGCGGAGCTTGATATTACCCATTCGGAATTCAGTGCCCATGACGGGTTCGGATTCGAAGGGGGTGATTTCGCTACCACCAACATATCCCTGGGAGCCCAGTACCGTTTCGTCAACGTGCCGGTGAAGAAGCTCGTTCCCTACGCCGGCGCAGGTCTGGACATCCTTATCAATGATTTCTCTCCAGTCGCGGGCTTCAGCGGGAACGTGGACACCGTCGCCGGTGTGCATGCATCGGGCGGGGTGGACTATTTCATTCGGAAGCAGCTGGCCGTAACGGGGCAGTTAAAAGCAGTTGTCGCGCCCGATGCGGATATAAGGGATTATCGCGGGTTCAAGATCGGTAATTTCGATCCTTCCAGCCTGTCGATGACATTCGGCGTCCGCTATTTTTTCGAGTAG
- a CDS encoding PaaI family thioesterase produces MGNSAVEKVSASPGPAVDLSGETGWVQFDAPSLVGESLRFVSGEPEGNRFRVRYYRDAEQHLHARIWFGPETEGPPGHAHGGAVSAVMDEALGLAAWAAGYPIVVGNLNVSFRAMLPLQKVVTVESQVVSAEGRKIMVHGRIFCGETVYAEAQCLCITIPGK; encoded by the coding sequence GTGGGAAATAGTGCAGTGGAAAAAGTATCCGCCTCTCCCGGTCCGGCAGTGGATCTGAGCGGTGAGACCGGCTGGGTTCAGTTCGATGCGCCGTCACTGGTCGGTGAATCGCTTCGTTTCGTCTCGGGTGAGCCTGAAGGTAACCGGTTCCGTGTTCGCTACTACCGTGATGCCGAGCAGCATCTTCATGCCCGTATCTGGTTCGGCCCCGAAACCGAAGGCCCACCGGGCCATGCACACGGCGGCGCTGTATCCGCAGTGATGGATGAGGCGCTGGGGCTGGCCGCATGGGCGGCAGGGTATCCCATCGTAGTTGGAAACCTCAACGTGAGCTTCCGTGCCATGCTCCCCTTGCAGAAAGTGGTAACGGTGGAGAGCCAGGTGGTTTCGGCAGAAGGGCGCAAGATCATGGTGCATGGACGGATCTTCTGCGGGGAGACCGTCTATGCCGAAGCACAGTGCCTCTGCATCACGATCCCGGGGAAATAA
- a CDS encoding YaeQ family protein — MALPSTIYRASIQLSHVDCGIYDSLQTTVARHPSETAERLVLRLLAYAVCYTPGLAFTRGICAGDEPDLWVKESDDPVALWIEVGTPEPERLLKAARHAGRVLLLASAANRFRWDEQQLGKLRPASNVTVIGLDFDVVRRLAAGLERSVSWDVTITGGTLYVTATGETLEAPLELLAGRSIDEK; from the coding sequence ATGGCTCTACCATCCACCATTTACCGTGCCTCGATCCAGCTTTCTCACGTCGATTGCGGTATCTACGACTCTTTACAAACCACCGTTGCCCGGCATCCGTCTGAAACCGCGGAGCGGCTTGTGCTGCGGCTTCTGGCGTACGCCGTCTGCTACACACCAGGACTCGCCTTCACCAGGGGGATATGCGCCGGGGACGAGCCCGACTTATGGGTAAAAGAGAGCGATGACCCGGTGGCTCTCTGGATCGAGGTGGGGACGCCGGAACCGGAGCGGCTCCTGAAGGCGGCGCGCCATGCCGGCCGGGTCCTCCTTCTGGCTTCTGCCGCAAACCGCTTCCGCTGGGACGAACAGCAACTTGGGAAGCTTCGCCCGGCATCGAATGTAACGGTCATAGGACTAGATTTTGACGTTGTGAGGCGGCTTGCGGCCGGGCTGGAGCGATCGGTCAGCTGGGATGTGACGATTACCGGCGGAACTCTCTACGTAACGGCTACCGGGGAAACGCTTGAGGCGCCTCTTGAGCTTTTGGCTGGCCGGTCCATCGATGAGAAATAA
- a CDS encoding NUDIX hydrolase, whose amino-acid sequence MGEENQTVVVTCLVRNPVGDVLLIRHFRRGWELPQGRVEAGESLTEAVCREVLEETGTTVEPGPLAAVWSKVCHPPAIIYGFMGRYRSGDLTPSEESPEVSWFTAETALSLVTHQVNHDRLRTLLDHSGGVVRRAYQARPFMHLDPSETTIKATALVSVVE is encoded by the coding sequence ATGGGTGAAGAAAACCAGACCGTAGTTGTCACCTGCCTCGTCAGGAATCCTGTGGGCGATGTCCTGCTGATCAGGCATTTCAGAAGAGGCTGGGAGCTGCCCCAGGGCAGGGTGGAGGCTGGAGAATCGTTGACCGAAGCCGTATGCCGGGAGGTGCTGGAAGAGACTGGCACGACGGTGGAACCGGGGCCGTTGGCAGCGGTTTGGTCGAAGGTTTGCCACCCTCCAGCGATCATTTATGGTTTCATGGGCAGATACCGCAGCGGAGACCTCACCCCCAGTGAGGAGAGCCCGGAAGTCAGCTGGTTTACCGCCGAAACGGCCCTTTCACTGGTCACCCATCAGGTCAACCACGACAGGCTTCGAACCCTTCTCGACCACTCCGGCGGCGTTGTCCGCCGTGCGTATCAGGCTCGCCCTTTCATGCACCTTGATCCCTCCGAGACGACCATAAAGGCAACTGCCCTTGTCTCGGTTGTCGAATAA
- a CDS encoding phosphotransacetylase family protein produces the protein MARKIFIAATGQHCGKTVTSLALLHLGRQKYKRIGFMKPFGARPVSARGMFVDKDAALMAEVFGLRRQLPWMSPVVIYPDTTHRMVDGEISTDALIDRIMSSCAEIEKRCDFMVIEGSGHPGVGSVMKLSNARIASLLNVPVMLLAGGGLGKVVDEVQMGLALFRQEQVQVRALLVNKIIPEKRERMMDYLRRALAEEPFGVLSGFDWEPVLSNPTLRRISWLLELPLVGNQREAGRIIHHVQVAAAPPQRVAELLKEGSLLVVTSNRDELLVTLSHLYMMPEYRRRIVGLIIPGIIPVNAVTQRILDRSRIPYMRTQRHTTAELLRIIHDDVSKITAEDKEKLELVRDLAGRTLDLDAIESICDAVPQGPYPHRRSLSHSSLQERGSSRINAPGSP, from the coding sequence ATGGCCAGAAAGATTTTCATCGCCGCCACCGGGCAGCACTGCGGGAAGACAGTCACAAGCCTTGCCTTGCTGCACCTTGGGCGGCAGAAGTACAAGCGGATCGGCTTCATGAAACCGTTCGGCGCAAGACCTGTTTCCGCACGGGGGATGTTCGTCGACAAGGACGCTGCGCTTATGGCCGAAGTCTTCGGTCTGCGCCGCCAACTCCCGTGGATGTCGCCGGTGGTGATATATCCGGACACGACCCACAGGATGGTCGATGGCGAGATATCGACGGATGCGCTGATCGATCGTATCATGAGCTCGTGCGCGGAAATCGAGAAGCGCTGCGATTTCATGGTCATCGAAGGTTCGGGGCATCCGGGTGTGGGATCGGTGATGAAGCTGTCCAATGCACGTATAGCGTCGCTGCTGAATGTTCCAGTGATGCTTCTGGCCGGCGGCGGGCTGGGGAAAGTCGTCGACGAAGTGCAAATGGGGCTGGCTCTGTTCAGGCAGGAACAGGTTCAGGTGCGGGCATTGCTCGTGAACAAGATAATTCCGGAGAAACGTGAGAGGATGATGGATTATCTGCGCCGCGCCCTGGCCGAGGAGCCTTTTGGCGTCCTGAGCGGATTCGACTGGGAGCCGGTGCTCTCGAACCCGACCCTGCGCCGGATTTCATGGCTGTTGGAGCTCCCCCTGGTGGGGAATCAGCGGGAAGCCGGTCGTATCATCCATCATGTGCAGGTGGCCGCGGCACCGCCTCAACGTGTGGCGGAGCTCCTGAAGGAGGGATCGCTCCTTGTCGTGACGAGCAATCGGGACGAACTTCTGGTGACCCTGTCACATCTTTACATGATGCCGGAGTATCGAAGACGCATCGTCGGCCTGATCATCCCGGGGATAATACCGGTCAACGCCGTCACGCAGCGTATCCTCGATCGGAGCCGGATACCGTACATGCGCACGCAACGCCACACTACGGCGGAACTGTTGCGTATCATCCACGATGACGTATCCAAGATAACCGCAGAGGACAAAGAGAAACTGGAACTCGTTCGCGACCTGGCTGGAAGAACCCTCGATCTGGACGCTATAGAAAGCATCTGTGATGCAGTTCCTCAGGGCCCTTACCCGCACAGACGGTCGCTTTCACACAGCTCGCTGCAGGAAAGAGGCAGCTCTCGGATCAATGCCCCTGGTTCCCCGTAG